A window from Zingiber officinale cultivar Zhangliang chromosome 7A, Zo_v1.1, whole genome shotgun sequence encodes these proteins:
- the LOC121999865 gene encoding protein SODIUM POTASSIUM ROOT DEFECTIVE 2-like, whose protein sequence is MAPLLLREMKGMTFSCSSPASLATCSTIHHKSTIQSLTRREIDRRTPCLRDPQRTLFDRSNSSSKPRTRHSGDSKAARRKSSADADSSQHLLKSSRFRLVDSYYDIFPENPVQIPSFLAIEKPRSERIGGDEVAILRPSSSTRTQDQAVVLRVSLHCKGCEGKVRRHIAKMQGVRSFSVDLATKKVTVVGDVTPLGVLNSISKVKHAQFWQSPPRASASF, encoded by the exons ATGGCTCCCCTGCTCCTGAGAGAAATGAAAGGAATGACCTTCTCCTGCTCCTCCCCTGCTTCGTTAGCCACTTGTTCCACCATCCACCACAAATCCACAATCCAATCCTTAACCCGAAGGGAAATCGATCGACGCACTCCCTGTCTCAGAGACCCACAGAGGACTCTCTTCGATCGTTCCAACTCATCCTCCAAACCAAGAACAAGACACAGTGGTGACTCTAAGGCAGCAAGGAGGAAGAGCTCAGCAGATGCTGACTCTTCTCAACATCTCCTGAAATCTTCAAGATTTAGACTTGTTGACTCTTACTACGATATATTTCCTGAAAACCCTGTACAAATTCCGAGTTTTCTCGCCATCGAAAAGCCAAGATCGGAACGCATAGGAGGCGATGAAGTGGCTATTTTGAGGCCGTCTTCTTCTACTAGAACGCAAGATCAG GCGGTCGTTCTGAGAGTGTCCCTGCATTGCAAGGGCTGTGAAGGGAAGGTGAGGAGGCACATAGCCAAGATGCAAG GAGTGAGATCTTTCAGCGTGGATCTGGCGACGAAGAAGGTGACTGTGGTGGGAGACGTGACGCCGCTGGGCGTGCTGAACAGCATCTCCAAGGTGAAGCACGCGCAGTTCTGGCAATCACCTCCTCGGGCTTCAGCATCCTTCTAA